In the Drosophila gunungcola strain Sukarami unplaced genomic scaffold, Dgunungcola_SK_2 000001F, whole genome shotgun sequence genome, one interval contains:
- the LOC128263500 gene encoding early boundary activity protein 1 translates to MSDLQVIKSVPEASARINRRQRLEFALTLLPYDPETVQLSEKQKKVEQIIARLRTDHSFSEEESDDGKMRRLQEANEFADSAMRHIEMSDSGKLSTLETLTLAAEKLLRSQRSEDFEDIVQDVENAQLMRSTILAVNEARMKLIQQWERSKRKALDLLTIEIEKVQEMDQEQEQAHEMERERVQEQDQEQSSEPFDVFRHGTDEHNTSTPKTNDGELGLDDDDDEDYVPAGEEPLTNKRKRIKKPVTSTPNAKRPCPGFEFDQNSESPMVMIGPNGTEVSRVSLSAINWDMTGPSITRKLLCEIFDRDTLAHHTLSGKPSPAFRDCARPSKQQLDPLKVADLVYLMTNSLDMTPREVRTAITTKCADENKMLRSRLQRRSK, encoded by the exons ATGTCCGACCTGCAGGTCATCAAATCCGTACCAGAAGCATCTGCAAGG ATTAATCGTCGCCAGCGTTTGGAATTCGCCCTGACCCTTTTGCCCTACGATCCTGAGACGGTGCAGCTGTCCGAGAAGCAGAAAAAGGTGGAGCAGATCATCGCCCGCCTGCGGACGGATCACTCATTTTCGGAGGAGGAGAGCGACGATGGCAAGATGCGGCGTCTGCAGGAAGCCAATGAGTTTGCCGACAGCGCCATGCGGCACATCGAAATGTCGGACAGTGGCAAACTGAGCACCCTGGAAACCCTGACCCTGGCTGCTGAGAAGCTGCTGCGATCGCAGCGATCGGAGGATTTCGAAGACATTGTGCAGGATGTGGAGAATGCGCAGCTTATGAGGAGCACCATCCTGGCGGTGAATGAGGCCCGGATGAAGCTCATCCAGCAGTGGGAGCGCAGCAAGCGCAAGGCCCTGGATCTCCTCACCATCGAGATCGAGAAGGTGCAGGAAATGgaccaggagcaggagcaggcaCATGAGATGGAACGAGAGCGGGTGCAGGAGCAGGATCAGGAGCAGAGTTCGGAGCCCTTCGACGTGTTCCGCCATGGAACCGATGAGCACAACACCTCGACGCCAAAAACCAACGACGGGGAGCTCGGATtggatgatgacgatgacgaggaTTATGTGCCAGCTGGCGAGGAACCATTGACGAATAAGAGGAAGCGCATCAAGAAACCCGTGACATCCACGCCGAATGCCAAGCGTCCGTGTCCGGGCTTCGAGTTCGACCAGAACAGCGAATCGCCCATGGTGATGATCGGTCCCAATGGCACCGAAGTATCCCGCGTCAGCCTGAGCGCCATCAACTGGGACATGACCGGCCCCTCGATTACCCGCAAGTTGCTCTGCGAGATCTTCGACCGGGACACCTTGGCCCACCACACGTTGTCCGGAAAACCATCTCCGGCCTTCAGGGACTGCGCCCGTCCCAGCAAACAGCAGCTCGATCCTCTCAAGGTTGCCGACTTGGTCTACCTGATGACCAACAGTCTGGACATGACGCCGCGCGAAGTTCGCACCGCAATCACCACGAAGTGTGCGGATGAGAACAAGATGCTACGGTCGCGATTGCAGCGCAGGTCCAAGTAG